Below is a window of Syngnathus acus chromosome 8, fSynAcu1.2, whole genome shotgun sequence DNA.
TCATAAAACGAAAAAATGTGTCGTAATGCAACAACAATTTAAGACGATAAGCCCCACAAGACTGCCGAGTGCGACATGGAGTGTATCCTACCAAGTTTTAAAGCTGTGGCCGCTCCTACTAGAGTGCAGGCACTCCCTACGAGTGCTTTCAGTAACATTCCAAAATGCAGAAAACCTATCAGTTAGCGGTGGGCAAAAAGTTTGGTTGCGGTTCAGTTCCGGTTTCGTCACCACTCACCTCGCAGACTCTACCAATCAAATTCGGGGGAGTGGATGGGGGAATCGTGTTAaacgctttttattttttatttatttaaacaacaaaatccACCATGACATTTGTGTGGTTGTCATTTAAAGACATTATATAGTTATCACGACATCACAACAGAAAACGTTAGGTTTTAGTTCATTTCCGTATCGTCACCATTCGCTTACTGAGCTCGACCAATCACATTCGGGAGAGTGGTCGGCAGTGTGTGTTGCGTTTTATGCAAgcaataaaaacactcaatgtGTATTTCTTACGTATACGAAATACgtattgtattgtaaatattgtgtgttttgcttcatttttgttaaataaaacaaaggcagcgctatacaatttttttatatacaagTTAGTTACAACCTGTCCCTTACGACTCGCCGTAGCTTAACGTTCACAGTTGCATAGGGTATCGGTCAAAGTTGACTTCAACTCGTGCACACTGCTCGAAAGCTGcggcatttgacatttttccagtttttccaaCAATGTCGGCAGGAAATATATCCCGATTTTGGGAATGGGGAAGGAAGATCATTTGCGTGGGCAGAAACTACGCGGAGCACGCCAAAGAGTTGAAAAACGCCGTCCCCACGGAGCCGGTGCTGTTCTTGAAGCCGCCTTCCGCCTACGTCCGGGAGGGCTCCCCTATCCTAGTGCCCTTTTACTCCAACAACCTGCACCACGAGGTGGAGCTCGGTGTTGTGATCGGCAAGGGGGGCACGGCCATCCCACAGTCCACCGCTATGGAGCACGTAGCCGGCTACGCGCTGTGCTTGGACATGACGGCCCGGGACGTGCAGGACGAGTGCAAGTCCAAAGGTCTTCCCTGGACGCTGGCTAAGGCTTTCGACACCTCTTGCCCGGTGAGCGAATTCATCCCCAAGGAGCGCATCCCCGAGCCGGGCAACGTCAATCTGTGGTTGAAAGTCAATGAGCAGCTGAGGCAGAGTAGCTGCACCTCCCACATGATCTTCTCCATCCCCTACCTCGTCAGCTACATCAGCGATTTCATCACCCTGGATGAGGGCGACCTGATCCTCACCGGGACCCCTAAAGGGGTGTCGGCCGTTCAGGAGCACGACGAGCTGCGGGCAGGCATCGATGGAGTCGTCACGATGACCTTCAGAGTTGAGAGGAAAGCTCACTAGCGGTGGTCAACTGAATAAAAACTCAACAGAAAGTTGTTCAAATTATGACTGAGTGGCGAATTTTAAGGAGGTAGATTGAGGTCAAAAGTTTTgtacttgaaaaaacaaaactcgtacttggaggggaaaaaaaacttgaatctGAAAATAAACGTGCTGAgtttaaaatttgaaaaataaaacaatgtaataaaaatagaaatacttGTTTGAACGTTTTTTCGAgttgaaaatagttttgctTCGCcttagtcattttttttaatgaacaatTTTCAGGTTTCAcctctatttatttttcagtattTGAGGTCTTCTTTTCACCAGttgcatgttttatattttcagattCACCTTTTTTTCAGGTTAAACTCTTGTTTTTGCAGATTCGTCTCTTTTTTTACAGGTTCAAATCTTTGCGAGATGCATACTTTTGACCCGAATCTGGCGTGGGGGCGTGGTACTAGCTGAGCGGGGCGTGGAATCACGAGTGACAGCTGAACTGGAAGGCTTGGAACTAGGGATGGGCGATACCAATGATTTTGGAATCGATCCGATACCAAGTATTTCCTGCCCAAAATACCCGATATCGATCCGATGTCGATACCGGAAGTGTAATTTCccgccaaatttttttttttaaatgcagtggcatgctgcatcaatattttgtgcctTACATGTGACTATTGACCTGCACATTTGTATACTACAGCAGGTGTTTCACTGCAAATGATACTTGCTCTTGGAGAGTCATCTATtgaattttgtagaaaaaagtattacgtcatgtacatgaattattaacctttttagaaaaacattaatggaagatgcatattaatagtataactttaattaaaaggagctattctttacttttttctctctctctctgttgttgggaaaaagttttgtcttttagtaTAATGTAAAAAGAGACATGGTACCAACAGAGATGCAGGGCTTAATCGTCATGAGCAGCAAAACTATCAATTTGTAAAGCCACTGGAtacttacatttaatattgtaatacTTTAGTGTTGTTTATAGGAAGTGGAGTTACAAATAAAACGTATGGCGTTCGACCACAaattgaaaaggggaaaactttatttataaatgactGACTAAAGCGCAGTAATTATTGCTTCAAATAGCACATCAACCACAAATGCTTACGATTTTTGGTTAGCACCTGTTACCTGGATATGTCTTGCCTTTCTGAAACGCTGCTTCTAAGGTACTTTGGTACCTTAGCCTCGGTGTGGCTGCAGGGTTTTCCGTCGCTGCCTTAGTGTCTGCGGCACGTTTCAACTGCAGCTCTTCATGAACCGTGGGGTGAATTTTGcttaaatgttttgtcaagtttgtggtgttgccacaatatttaattgttttgtgacatatttcacattttgcctCGTTGTTATtaactaaaatataatatcCCCAAACCAGACTTCTCTTGCGTTCGGACTGGGCCGCCGCCGTGgccatgcttgtttgtgtttggattggaaaggggggcggaggaggagggcttggcttgtgagaaaagggggcgggagcagagcagagcaggacaCGCCGGTGCAGCAGGCGGAAGGAAAAGTAGTGCTAGCATGAGTGCAAGTCGTCAAattggagcagaaaaaaatgaggaaaaatataattaaataattgtaagtATCGATATTTTAGCTAGGGAGATCGATACTCAAAAATTAGCAGCCTGGATCGATATATCGATATTTTGGTATCGATCCGCCCATCCCTACTTGGAACCACCCGCCAGAGACAGCAGaactaaaacaaatgaaatttgacGCCGATTTGACGCTGCATGGGTTGCGAAAAACACCCACAGTAGCCTGAGTCAATTGTATCTGCGCTCGGTGAATGTGGGTAGTAGCTCTCGACCCCACCGCGCTGCTTTCAAAGGGCCGTGTCATAATCGGGCATAATAGTACTTGAAATGTGGTTGCTGAACTGCAAAATGTGGCTAACTCGATCGCCCTTAAATCTCTTTTTGTGCTCAATACTGTCACAAATGggtatttaaatataaatttgtCACAGGCATCAAATCTAAGGCTGGCAATGTCATGACTATGCCGTATATAGGCGTcaactttcatttgttttagttCCTACGTTCCCTGAAAGCGCTGTCGCTTTCAGTTGAacctgaaaaataaagatgaatctgaaaatataaaacatgcaaCTGAAAAAAGACCTAAAATCTTGAAAAGTAAATTCAGGTAAaacctgaaaataaataatttattttaaaaaaaatgaccaagaccaagcaaaactattttcaactcgaaaaaactttcaaacaagtatttttattttgaatacattgttttattttcaagttttaaGATCAACACGTTTATTTTCAGAttcaagttgttgttttttcaaatacgaattttgttttttcaactaCAAAACCTTTGACCCTAATCTAGCTCCATAGAATTTTCCTTTACAGGCCAATGCCAATTTTGACCAGCAGAGAGCAATGATAGAGCCTTTTCTACGGACGGTGTAAACAAAAATTGTGCCTTGGTTTTTTTACCCTTTTAATTAGGCAAGGCAAGTAAAATCAACTTGCTTGCTTTGTTGCGCAAACATTGTTGTTATAAATGACTAACTTATATTAAAGTTTTTCCAACTCAAATGACTGTTTTATACCcaaaacagtatttttttttacagtgtatcAACATATAATGAGGTTGTTGAAGCTcaatagaaaacattttactCCAAATCTCTGCAcgtgtttacattttcaaataatcatttgtAAAACATTCCTAAATCACAATGTGCATCACTGGTGAGTTCTCTTTCGAACGTTCCTGCGGGCAACGTGGATTTAGAGTTTTCAACGACAGAATTCggactttaaagtgagaattctgactttaaagtgggaattctcactttaaagtcagaattctgagggaaaaaaagtcagaatcctgtatGCTGtaccctccttttttttcttcactggccctaatcctttTCTGTACAGACAAGATTTGTGTGCATTTCAACAAATCGGCATATAAATTGTGGATCTACTGGATTTCTTTTACTTGTAAATCATGAGAATTTAAAGTGAATTagatttgtatttattcatgttttaCATCTTTAAAACGTATGCATTCTTTGGTAATGAAAATTgtacagacatttttttcttattttttttagtttgtagtaacaaaatggatggatggataattaaATAGAACATTCTGGAAAATCCTGGTATActtggccaccaggaggcAGTGTAATACAGTCATACAGACAAGTGAGTGAGTTGTtcttgcagaggataaagaatgtgAGTAAGGCGGTTACGTTGTCTGTCTATGGCTATTAACGCTAGCGTTAGCGCATCTTTGGTGCTGTTCTCTATGTGTTAGCTTAAGCTAGCAGCGGCGGTTATAAAGCAGTTGCTTGTTTACGACACAAATTCTCTACGTTTTATACTGAGTTTGGCAGTCAACTTAAAAGGGATCAGAATTAACTCACATGGAAGTAGTATTGCCACCTGTGCCGGATTTTCCTGATTGtcccggaaaaaaaaactccggGACACTGAGATGTCTCGGATTTTCGTACATGTTGtgcaaaatgtgtatttcagtTTAATTGTAGTGTGCCTACGTCCATAAACCTGTGCACAGCCTTATTGGCTCTAGCATACTCATTTGTGGTGTTGGGGCGGCGGGCAGTGGCGGCTAATTCGGAATGATGAGGTGAAAACAGAGAGTGTGTAGGATAAGGAGAGACAGAAAGGAAAGGATCCAGTGACTAAAAAGAGTGAAATTATGTCGTGAAAATGGGTGGAGGGACAGATGACGAGGGTGCTATAGGTGATGACAAGccagtaaagaaaaaataaaaatgctcgaCATGTTTAAACAATGACGGGGCGGCTCGGcggggcactggttagcacgtccgcctcacagttaggagggtgccggttcgattccaccttcaaccctccctgtgtggagtttgcaagttctccccgtgcccgcatgggttttctccaggcactccggtttcctcccagttcccaaaaacatgcttggtaggccgattgagcactccaaattgcccctaggtgtgagtgggagtgtggatggttattcgtctctgtgtgccccgGTTaagggtgtcccccacctactgctgggataggctcgagcacgcccgcgacccccatggggacaagcagtatagaaaatggatgggttAAAACAGAAATACGCTGTGGCTAAGACCATGCCCTGGCGATCCATTTTATGCTAGCTGCTTCCTGTGCCCAGCGAATATATGTATGAAGGTAAAACCGTATTAGATGATCACGCCAAGtctaaaaaacatcaaaatcgAACCCAGCCAAGAGCAggaagcagcagaagcagaagCAAAGCGCCCACCAGCCACCACACTCTAAGGAATCAAGTAAGTTGTTTGACATTACACTTTACATTACTACATTTGGTTATTCTTATAGACTGTGAATAATTAaatgacttgtttttattccacaTAGGCAAATGGAACCTAATTATTTATTCCCCCTTTTCCTCCTaatactgcccccaggtgtccatgacaaaaaaaacgttgacaataaataaaaaataataaaggccTGAAgcaattaataaaacaaataactaaGAAGTGTCATTTTTACTAATTAGAGCTATACAATTGCAGCGTAGAAGGGTGATTTTCATCTTGGGTTAGATCGGCAATGAGCGCCATTGCttacaaacaaaaaggtcGATTCAATGGTCAGAATTTACAGGATTTCTTTCAGACACAGGTGGCAACCCTTCACGGAAGGTCCACTTCAAAAACAGAGTTCAAGTTGATGTTTGTGCTGGGCTCGGTTTGGCAGCGACCATCTGTGGTTCCTCGAGAAACACAGACCACATGAGGCCGCTTGTTGGGATCAGTTGGGACACGTTTCCCCCCGCCAGCGTTTGGATGGAGTCACGCTCCGACACCAGCTTTCTGCATCAGGACAAAAGATGGATACACTGCGAGATTCATTCCATTCCAGCTGCGTTgtctgctttgaaaatacaaataatgatTGTGTTGCTGTTAATGCTTGAAGATTTGGACTCTGCAGACGTCCTATTGATGCACATCTGCTCCCGATTGGGTTACGGTGTGTTCCCACAGGCCTCTCTGCTTTCAGGATCAATCAGAAGCGGCACGGCTGTAACGTGAGCGCCTGTGCATCGTCACTCACCTGAGGGCGTGTCGAGCTGCACACAAGTCACTCTGTGCACTTTTGTAAGAGATGTATGTTTAAGCTTCGGGTTGAATCGAAAAGACAGTACTGTATAAACCATCACGTGTGAACTTCAGTTGATTTCTAGACTTTTCAATGTGCAACAGTTGAATGTTTCTGAAGCATCAAATCAACAACAGGTGTTTGATCCAAGAAACTTACCAAAGGGGTGCCCCAAGGCTCGTGCTTGGGacccatttcattttcaatttactACTTAGAGCTTGGCCCAGCTCTGCTTTAGCATTCAGCGCATGCAGAAATCCGTGAACGGGCATCCGACGTGGGGCCGAGCTTGCAGCCCGTCGTGATGTCACTGGGCAGTGACCTCACGCCAGGTGCACTGATGCCAAAAAAAGGCAGCAAGGGAAAATGCGCTTAACAAAAAGcgcagcagctccagcagtGGAAAAGTGATTTACGTCTCCCTTGTACAGAAATAGGCACAAACCGACATTCTTATTGCATTTCTACATTGTTCTTGAAGTCTACTTAAACCTTGACCAAAGAAATTAAAGTTTTTACGAGGAGAGAAAGCAGAAGGGTTCATGAGACTTGGGCGTTGAGTGTTGTTGCcttttctaaaaatatatttaatacagaGCAGTGATTGAAATCCGACATGACCTTGTAGAATATTTAAGACAAGGCTTTTTGTGCGATTGGCCCTTGAGGCTGTTGCCAGTGTTGCCACAGTTTGATATATTTGAAAAGCAGGCTATAGCACTGATTGCAGAAGATCCTTATGGGAGAAATGGTGAATTCAATCCACGAGTATGTGTTTTCCCATCACAATGGCGGTATTCGTGAAAGCAATCGCACAGCAAGCAGACTTGCCGCAGTGCGCAACTTACGAGATGAAGTCAAGTCACCTCTTCGACGTCTCCTTGCGTGAGCAAACACATCCAACAAGTGGCTGGCGACCGTTCTTCATATTAAAAGCACGCTGAGTTAAGCTGCTTTGTTTTGGGCAcagaataaaaagcaaaacaagcatGAAAGCTAGGTGCAAATCGCTCTCAGGAGCCCAGATGGAGGAGTAAAGTGTGCCGAGCATCAGGGAGCACATGTCGCCCTTCAAAGTGTCTTGTGGATTCCTCCAAAGAAAGCCACATCCCAAACTGCTTCCACGCTTCCCCATCAGGcatatttttactttgagGCCTCACTCAGTGTGAGAGTTTTCCGTTCATTTGGCGGCGGAGCCCTTGTCGTAAAAGTGCAGCAGGCATCTCACTCAACTTGAGTCAGAGCGTATTTTTTGGTAAACAAGCCTACATTGAAACGTTTCCAGATAAACAATCCTCGTTTGGGAAAAGGCAAACTGGAGCTCCCGTAAGAGTCGAACATTCCTTCATTTGGTTTGAGAACGTCCGTTCTCTGCGAACCAAATGACTTTCCCGTCAATTTGGGTTGTTGGGAGTCACAAGTTGAGATTCGGCGAGGCCCACAAACCACAAAGACGAGAGAAAAATGGTCCGATTGAAGGAGACTGCGGTCCAGGATGGAAAATTAGTCCCACAAGCGTCTTCATTTGTGGCTCCTCACAAGAGAAACCACTAAACTTTCTAATCATCctttttttcaacctgcttTGAAGAAACCAACCTTCTTTCCTTGTCAAGGAGGAGTCATGACAGAAAATTTCTCCTCTCGCCTGATTTCAAATAGCCACGGAGGCCCAATTTCCACTCATGCAAATCAATCCACAATGGGAGGAATCGCTGGTATGCATTTAAAGCCTCAGAAGCAACCTTCCAGCTCAAAAGGTTCCACAACTGAACCTTTCGCAATGAAAAGGCAGCGACTTGTTTTTCCCAtcaagtatttttgtttttaattcaaaagCCTGTAAAGTGAATTCAGAAATTTGTTTCGTAAGACATTGTAAAAGTTAAAACGGCTCAAAACATGCAAAGACTGTCGACAGCGAGGCTTTTGATTTGCCGAGCTGGCGTGACCTCTTTAGAGTGCCTCGTTGTCAGCCCTGAGTGCAAAGCGTTAGGGAAGCGAGGCCGTGCCGTTGACACCTTCAAATTAAGCGTTGCCCACGTTGGCGCGCCTCGCTTGTTCCTCCAGCCGCTCTCACCGGTCGCCGCAATTGCATTTGTCACATCATTAGCGGGCTTTAGTGACAACCAAAGCCATGCGGCTTTAATGGGACGCCATTGATGCTAACGGATTTCGCAGATGGCATTGCAAAGACGCTTCAGGCCCGCCGCAGGCCGATCGCTACACAGTGAAAGGCATTATCGGCTTTGGCCCGAGCGCTTATGAATTTTGGTGGGGGCCCACTGAAACACCGCTGCCAGACCCATAAAACTGAGGGCGAATGTGACAGAAATGTCGAGCGCAATTAGAGAGGGCGTGTGGAGACCAGGACCGCGGCCAAAGCGGTTTGCCTGCAAAGTTGGgccaacatgcacacactgagCAGACCTTTCGCACCTATACAGTCACCcagcgggaaaaaaaagtctgtgcTGTGAACCTCAGGGACACATTTGTGTAGTCCCCCCCACAATTTCAGTTGATTTCAAGTTTGAAGCAGTTTTCCCATTGAAGAGGAGAaagcaagaagaaaacaaagcatttttaatgGGAAGCGCCAAGGCTCTCAACACAGACTGTGCCACTTGCACTGCACTCAGTGTCAGTTGAGAAATGAAGCAATGACTGAGTATTAAGGCAgtcaaaatgaattcaatttcTGAGTAACCACATTGAGATGACTCACTTGAATTTGTCCAATTGACACTCGCCTTTGGCCCCCCTTGGGCTTCATACACCTGATCACAACTTTTGgaggtttgttttttgtttgttgtgtcgCTTCGGTACAGGCTGGCGGTGTGTCACGAACGGATACCGACTAATTCGGAGCCCCACGGTCATAATGAAAGGCCTGCGATTGCACATGTGGCTCAAATGTACGGAAGTGTCACCAAGTGCATGAGATTGCGAGGCGGGACAAGTGGTTTCAATTCCAATACGGCTCGAGCAAAAACTTTTCTGTGAGGCCGGGCCAACAAATGAAGCGGGGACGCTGGCAGTCATGGAAAACAGAACAGAACTTTACAACACTGAGAATGACAACTTGAATACGgagtttaaaatgaaacacagTTGGCACCCTGTAACCTAAAACACATTTCCTTCTGATGGGTAAATGTTCGTGAAAATAAGAACAATCCACTTAGCTTAATACTGCAAACAAGAACGGAAATGTCAGTaaggcatttttttcacgTCTTGATGTgtcataaatacataaaagatCTTTCAGTTATCAGTAAATCAACATCAACTATAAATATCAGCTTATTAAAGTCCAAAATAGACTTGGAGGCAATTTTTTCCCTTTGGTTCAATAAACGAGCAAAGGCAGCGCTGTAGTTCAGCGGCGTCGGCGGCTTTTACGCGACAGCAAAGCAGTCGCACGTCATGGCGGTTGTTTCCACCGTTTTCGTGAAAtgtcttttgttcttttcttgTGCTCAATGCCTGCCCGAATCTCCGTGCAGGTATTAGTTCTTGATTTGGTTCGATTGTTCGATCCGTATTGTTTGCTCCTGTCCATTCGTAAGGAAGATAAGCgattgtattttcattttgttatcACAGTGCTAATGCTAGCTTAGCACTATATTCTGTTGAAGCCAGACCACATTGTCTGAGACTATTTATCATTGAATTTCATAATCGTACTtgtgtgattcattcatttgttcgtTCATTCAatcatgtttgtttatttatttatttatttatttatttatttatttattttaaactggCTGCTTGGGAGAAACTTGATTCCTTTTTCATGTGATCCTGGATACCCTGAAGGAGGTTCACTTGGAAGATGCTGCATCACATCCGGTTCCTGAGACAAAGTCagaatcagttttttttttttttttgtctgggcTACTGTCCCGCTGTCAGTCCCATCCAAAATCTTGCCCGCTCATCTGGTAGAAGCGTCGGTTATAGGGTCTGTAGAAATCTCTGAGTTTCTGCAGGACGGCGCTGGGAATGTGGGGATGCGGCCTCCCCTTTGACTTGCCCAAACAGCGAGGCCTGCTGCTCCCCTCGGGTTTCTTCAAGCAAGGGAAACCTTTGGTCTGATTGAAGTAGAAGTGCTTGTCGGAAACAACCCTCTTCAGGCCCAAGAAGTCCTGAACCCGAGCCATCTCGCCAGCGGGATCGGACACTAACCGCTcgccacaaacaaaaagaaattgtgaCAGGGGGAAGTGCTGAAGCCAGTTCTCCAGATGTTTGGCGTAGAGGCCGATGCGAACGGCGCTCCACGAGGTGTCAATCGGGCCCGTTGAAGCGTTCCTCAGGGCCAGGCTCTGGAACGAGGGGAGGCCCGGGTTCTTGGAAAGAGTTTGCGTGTAGTCAGACACGGCTCGGGTCACGGGATCCCGGACCACAACGATGAGTTTGGTTTGGCAGTTCAGAGTGCAGACGCGGCTCGGCGCCTCCTTTGTGACAAAGTAGCTGGGGGTCTTCTCCATGGTGATCTGACCCTCCAGCGTTCGAGGCATCAAGTTCCTGAAACATAGCAAACAGTGTGACAGTCTGGTtccttttatttgttatttagcAACAACCATTTCCAAACTCAGATTGTTTTGTTCTACTTTGAGTCGTGAACCTAAAcggatttaaaaaacaacaacgtaGTCACTCGAAGCCG
It encodes the following:
- the LOC119125678 gene encoding heparan sulfate glucosamine 3-O-sulfotransferase 6-like; the encoded protein is MGCSACRVRFNSAKALSFLTMLLIFTYFFYCLTGICHSAPRTFYVDDGRRSPPERPGSASPVDAQAVQPRSLLEDSSSNNMPVSNTFGSKRFPQAIIIGVKKGGTRALLEFLRIHPDVRAVGAEPHFFDRFYDKGLEWYRNLMPRTLEGQITMEKTPSYFVTKEAPSRVCTLNCQTKLIVVVRDPVTRAVSDYTQTLSKNPGLPSFQSLALRNASTGPIDTSWSAVRIGLYAKHLENWLQHFPLSQFLFVCGERLVSDPAGEMARVQDFLGLKRVVSDKHFYFNQTKGFPCLKKPEGSSRPRCLGKSKGRPHPHIPSAVLQKLRDFYRPYNRRFYQMSGQDFGWD
- the fahd1 gene encoding acylpyruvase FAHD1, mitochondrial, which codes for MSAGNISRFWEWGRKIICVGRNYAEHAKELKNAVPTEPVLFLKPPSAYVREGSPILVPFYSNNLHHEVELGVVIGKGGTAIPQSTAMEHVAGYALCLDMTARDVQDECKSKGLPWTLAKAFDTSCPVSEFIPKERIPEPGNVNLWLKVNEQLRQSSCTSHMIFSIPYLVSYISDFITLDEGDLILTGTPKGVSAVQEHDELRAGIDGVVTMTFRVERKAH